The nucleotide window ACCATGTCAACAGTAACTTCTTGCTCCTTCATGTCACCAGCATCCTCTGCATCTTCTGCTGTTCCAGGCTCTCTCCCCAGCTGTGGGTCTGCTGTCATGGGCTGCACGGGACTGGGTATCCCCTCCTTGGGGGACACACATGGGCTCCCAGCATCCAAGGGCAGGTCAGTGGCAGTGGCATCCTAAGGTAGAGTCAGCAGCAGAGGGTGATGCAGCACAGGGCCATGCCTGACCATCCCCCTCCATAAggaaattttttacactgagggtggtgagaccctgtcccagggtcaggttgtttggggctctgagcagcctgctctagttgcagatgtgcTTGCTGATCACagagggtcagactggatgagcttgaaaggtctcttcccagaCAAACCATTCCACAATTCCATGATGATGCCTTTCCTGCACCACCTATGGGGATTTACAGTGACTTACCCCACTGGGCAGCACCAGGGGCTCATCGTGGGGCAGGTCCATGCTGGGTGGAGTGGGGTAGTGAAGCGAGCAGTAAAAATGACCTGGAGGTGGAGAGGGGTGTCCAAAGCCATGTAACTGCAAGGCAGAGAAGCCCTGCCCCTGAGCAGCCCCCTCTCCAACGCCCGCTCACCGTGCTGCTCGTCGAAGCTGTAGTCGCCCACACGCAGGGTggctctgcagcactggcacTGGAAGCAGCCGCGGTGGAAGAAGTGTCCCTCGGCACTGGCTCGCTCCAGGATGTAGACGTGGAGGCCGCAGAAGCAGCAGGCGTCACTGCTGTGCCTGTGGGCTGGCGGCTGCAGTGGGGACAGGGCAGGTTGGAGTGACACCAGGGTGCTGGCACCCACACTGCCCCGGGGCTCTACTGGCAGCCCAGGGCGTTCAGAGGGTGCTTTGCAGAGGTGGGTTTGGGTGCTTGGGTTTGTTGGCACCGGCGAGGGAGCGGCAAGTCCTGGCTCCGGAAAACCAGTTGGGTCaggaagcaggcagggaggagctggcaACCTGTGGGTGTTCTCTTGCACAGCCCTGTTCCCAGCCCTTGACTCGGTCTCACCGGTCCCCAGTGCCCCCCCCcaccagccaggagctgggtcCCCCACTCCAGGGCAACACAAAGAccgacctgccctgggtgcatCATGGTGGGTTGCAGCAGCTTGTGGGCAGCATCTGGAGTGTCTCCATCCAGCCCCACATCCACCTAACAAGCAAGCCAAGAGCAGGGTCAGccccctgctctctccctggtTCAGCTGCACCCCAACAGAGCATCCCTTGAAGTGCCCAGGGCAGGACCCACCTTGGTGTCCCTGCAGATCCTCTTGGTCTCACCATCCTTCTGGGCATTGTCCTGTGAATGCAAAGAGGGTATTTAGGATAGGGAGGGGACTACAGTTCTGGCTTACAGTCATAAGTGTCTGGGTGGGGGTCCTTCACCTGTGTACGTTTGTGTGTCAGGTTCCGGCTCTTCTGGAGCTtgctgaggaagaggatggCCCCTCGTGTGCCACGGGGAGTCAGTGGCTTCTGActgacctcctcctcctctgcacagaGGGCACACAGCCATGTTGGTGGGACCTGCCCTAACAAGCAGGGAGCATCCAGCCAGCCCCAGTGGGGCACAGGATAGGATAAGCACCCCCCAAAATCTCACACCTGAAGAGGTCTTGAAAGCTTCATAAAACTGGCTGAGGTAGGTGATGAGCCCCAGGCGGTTGGGCTCTGCCATGGCAGCCATCTCTGTGCTggagaggacaggctggatgcccagctcctgctctgccttgtcCAGCATCATCTGGTGGATCTGGATGGGATCCCGGGGGTCTATAGAGTCAAAGTCCCTGAGAGGGGACAGGTGCTGTCAGGGTGGGATCTGCAGGGTAGGGGGTCCCAGAGTGGAGGGGTCCCAGGCACTCACACCAGGTTGGGGTGGAAGTgatggatgagggcacagagggccaAGCCACTGGTCCAGGAGGTGGTGAAGTTGGTGACAGCCACACCACGGTACCCGGCTGTGCTGGCCTGgcaccagctcagcagctcttcatAGGCATCTCCAGAGACCACTGGGGAAGCAACATGTGTCCCCATCCCAAAGAGGCAGGGGATACCCCCTCACCCCACTGCCCCCCACCTCCATTATCAGTATTATAGTGGGGAAGGGTCCCCAGGGAGTGATGCAAGAGCCCACCATGCAACCACCTCCCACCACAGGCTCAATAAACATTGCTAAAGCATCTGTCATGACTTTACAGCTGAGCACCACTGCAGGCCAGAAGGGGGACAAACCCCACCCCTGCAAAggcagctgggggcagggggctgTGTCCCCATAGAGCCATGGGCAGAGGGAACAGAAACCAATGGTGCCACTGGGACGGAAACAcaactgctgctgggaggagtgTGGCGGCCAGCTGGACACCAGCCAGGGCTCAAGAAAAATAGGATGGGGAGGAAAatcagggcaggagctgctgcggCCAGGAGGAATTGGGGGTTCTGGTGCTGGGGggaccagcacagggctggctgctccTACCAGTGGTGAGCTGGTTGTCACTTTTCCTCTTGTGGTCCACCTCCACCATGCCCACAAGGTAGAGGTCCCGGACCTGCCAATGGGGACATGCCAGTGGCAGGTCACCACCTTCACAGAGCCAGTAGCACCACACAGGGACTCTCAGAAACCCTTCAAGACCTCCCCAGATCCAAAATCCACAACAATGTCCAGGGGACCAACAGTTTCAGCCTCACACCCTCTGGGGTCAGGGGACTGTGTAAATTGATCTCAGCCTGActgccagggaggctgggctgggcggCTGCCCCATGGTCTGGGTACCTGGCTGGCTTTGATGGCCTGCAGGTTGATGTTGGGGTAGCGTGTGGCCGGGTCAATGCTGTACTGGCTGATGTTCTTGTTGGTGTTGTCTGGGGAGGTCTGCGAGAGGTGCTGATAGATGCTCTCCCTGGAAGGACAGGACTGGGCTCAGTGTCACCAACCTTGCCCAGTCCAGGACTGGCCCAGTGGAATGGGGACACCTACCTCtcagccagcacctccaggggggGTGTCCCAGCTGCCCAGCGCCGCACCATCCACGCCGCATCGAAGGCAGCAAGGAAGCCCCTGGCCACACCAGTGCCCAGTGGCCAGAAGGGCTGTgaggggaaaagcagagagaagtggAGTTAGAGTCGTGTGGATGGCTGGGAGGAAACTaggagctgctgggcttggCTGGGGATGAAAGCAGGGAGcggcagcaggctgcacagggagaggagaggatgggtggctgtgtgctgcctgGCTGGTACGGCTGTgtctggggaggagctgggctgctgccctACCCTGAACCCACCCCCGATCTCCAGTGAGGCCACCGGCAGGGACCTGTCCTcagctatgaggccaggctgagagagttggggttgttcagcctggagaaaagaagactcgaGGGAGACCTGAGTAtggtaagaaagctggggacagacttttgagcagggccagttgtgacaggacaaggggtgagggtttgaactaaaagaggcagattcaggctggagagaaggcagaaatgttttatgctgagggttgtaagaccctgtcccaggtggCCCAGGGAAATGGGAGATGCCCCAATCCCTGgtaccattccaggtcaggtttttAGGGCTCTAAACTGTAGTTCcagatgtccctggtgactgcaggggattggactagatgacctttgaaggtcccttcccacccaagctggtttctgactctgattctataacCTCCCCAAAACATGCCACTGCTGGGCCTTGGGGAGTCTATGCCCAGGGATGGGGTGCACCAGACAGTTGGAGTGAGAAGCTCTATAGTAGGCAACCAACACACCTTGCAAAgagaggggaaactgaggcccacagagatgctgcaagggGGACCCTCACCTCCACCAAGCAGTCGCCCACCAGCCCAAGGAGCAGACGGGCTCCGTTGTGCTCCCGCACCAGTGCCGCATTCTCCGAGCGCATCATGCAGGTGAAGTCAAACATGTCGACGTCTGGCAGCGCCCGGTGGTTGAGGGCAAACTCCAGCATGGGCAGGCAGTAGTTGGTGGCGAAGTTGGCAGCTTCTTTGGCATAGCTGAGGAGGGCATCATGGTTGACGTTCTCAGGGGCAAGAAGGCTCTCAATGTCCACTTTATCCTGCAGGGATCGGGGAAAGCTGGCTGGGATGCAGGAGCTGGTGGTTGCCCCTCAGCCTAGAGGTAGTCGGCTCTGGGGTGAAGCCACCCCACTGGCCTTGGGGCTGAGTCTCCCTGAAAGATTTTTCCCCTGAACAGGCCACAGCTGCTGAAGCCTCACTATCCCAGGGGTGCATGGTCATGCACGCATGATTTGCATCCCATCCTGTTGCCAAAGGATCCCAGAGCTGGATCCTGCCCTCCTCACCTGGAGGATGACGCCCTTCTTAAGGAGGCTCTGCTTCTTGGCCGTCATGACGAAGTAGTGAGTGTCATCCTTGTAGTAGACGATGTTTTCCAGGTCAATGCCTGGTGAGGGGGAAGGGCCTGAGCTGAGTCAGGGCCACAGGGAGCCCACACACTGTGCTCAGCCCTGAGATGTCCCCTACAGTGGGGTACCATGCAGGGACATGTATCCCATCACACAGGGCATGTGGGGGGGTCACACAGCAGTGCCTTCAGTTGCACCAGGTGGGGACAGGGAgtatcagcacccccaggccagGCCCACTGACCTGTTCTGTTGTAGAGGTTTTGGAAGAAGCTCTGGTTGTAGATTCTGGCCACGCCACTGATCTCAGCCACCTCCACCTCAGCCCGGCTGTGGTGGTTGATGAAGTTGGTGGTGATGCCAATGGCCAGCTTGCCCCTCGTCTCCTTCCTCTTGAACCCTGTGGGATGGGACAGATGTGAGCCCCCACCAACCCTCCCAATACCAGTCCCAGGGGTGCAggaacctgctgctgtcaccttcaGGGACAAATTTGCCACCGCCAGCTGAGATGAGGACATCGAACTCATagtggctgagggaagaggagctgggctgcagcacagccctccagccGCCTGCGGGGACAGGGACACTCACCAGCatgctggggctcagctgcgACCTGCTTCAGgatggggagagcagagcagccaccGGCAGGGACCTGTCCTTGTCCCTGGGGATGCCACTCCCCCGTGTTGGTACCTTACCTTGTCCACCCACCGTGCCTGAGGGGGGCACGAGGCCACTGAACCTCACATTGATGTGCACCTCCAcgcccagcagcagagccacttTCAATAGGATCAGCTGGAGCTGCCGGATACCTGTGGGGGTAGAGGGGAGCACTCAGGACTGCACCCTGCAGTCCCTAGGCTCCCCACAGTGGGGGCACCTTAGGGGTTCAGAGCttgctccctcctgcccccagaAAGCTCACTGATGTGGTCCAGTGTGCCAGTGCAGAAGCGTCCATAGAACTTCTTGGCGCCCAGTGCCCGCAGGTCGTGGATGGTGAAGGGCCAGAGGTGCAGGACATTGTTGCGGGAGAAGGAGCTGCgcttctccagcagcaccacGCGGGCACCCAACAGTGCCAGCTCGATGGCCACCCGCAGCCCGCAGGGACCAGCCCCCACCACCAGGCACTGCAAAGGGAATGGGAGGCATGAAGAGGATGGGTGGCATGAAGGGGACAGGCACCTGAGAGCAAACGTTGAGGTAAATCCCCgtggagctcagcaccaccGTGGGCAGTGGGAGCTCCCCTGGGTCAGGATCTGGCCCTTACCACTCTTCCCCATTTCCCCAGGGTTcaagctctgcttctccttgtgAAGTGGAGCCCTGTGGGGTgttgccccctccctggctGCCTGAACCTTGCCTCTGCACAGGGCCATGGCAGCAATTAAAGCGCTCGGTCAGATAAGCTGCACAtctgctgcctgccacagcCCAGAAACGGGGAGGCTTCACCAGCAACAGGCTCAAAACCAGGATTTGGGTTTGATCTCCTGCACAGGGGTTGGGGGACAGGGGGGGCACCAGTAGTGGGGACAAAAGCTCTGGGATACGGGGACAGAAATAGCGTCCCTCAGCCCCATGGGGACATCCTAACTTCCTCTCAGTGGGGACAAGTTAAGCCAACATGCTCCTGTCCCTCAGAAAGGGCACAGCAGTTCCCTCTGCCCCTTCACAGCCCACCACGGGATGTCCCCAGCAAAGAGTAGCCAGAAGGATGAAAGACACCACTGGTGAGGGACACCAAGGCGGCATCACACCATGAGGAGGGGATTGGCAGTAATTAACACCTTGTCCCATTAAACCCCATCAGCTTCCCACCTGGCATATCCTGCATCCTCCTGGGGTGGGGACCAAGGGATACTCTCACTCCAAGAACAAGGACACAGGGCACAGAAGGACCCAAACCCCACACTTCGTGCCCATGGTACCTTGGTgttggcacaggctgtgccCTGGTCATAGTCCTTGTGATCAGCTTTCTTATCCAGCTTGCTCCACAGGGCCTTGGCATTCCAGTAGTTGAGGGCAGCCTTGAGGCCGTGGTAGAGCTGCAGcccactgccctgcagccccagctgctggcatAGCTTCGTAAAgcagcccagcacctcctggcACTCCCCAGCATGCAGGAACCTCTCAAAGGTGGCATGGGCCGGGTTGCCTGGCTCGTCAGCTGGCACATTCATCCTGCTTCACCCAGCAGCCTGGAAAAGGACCATAGAGATAAGCAGGGAGGGGGACCCTTCTGGACCCCACCCTCAAACCCACCAATACCAGACCTGGTGTCTTGGTGCAAGGTTTCCCAGCCAGGGGCCTCGCTGGGTGGGGGTGCTGCCAAAATGGGgacccttcccagcagcagcagctggtggagccttcctggggtgctgCACCCAGCAAGCCACGgtgtcaccctgctgcagtgacGTCAGGGGAGGGGACGGGGAAGGCTGCGGTAGCAGCAAGCAGCTTCTTCTATAGCTTGTGTACCTGCAGAAGTGAGAGCAGAGCGAGGTGACACTTCCTTCTTCTTCACCCTCAGCCTCACTGTGGGAGGGATGGGGCAAGGgggcccagctgcagggacaaacCACAGTTGCCCCAGAAACCAGTAGGATCTGcccctggggcaggagggaccagaactggacccatCCCACCAGCCTGGCTTTTGCAGTTGGACCTGAGAGACTTTCCCCAGCACCACTTCTGCCTCTACCACCCCCAGCATGGGCGGAAGCAGATTGGCACAGAGGAAGCCCATCTGGGGaaaccaaacaaagccaaaccatTGTACAAACAGCCCCACTGTGCCAAGGAACACACAGCAGGAGGGGAGCagcacaccccccccccaaaccctgcTAACCCCTGACATTTCCCAGAGGATCAGCACTCCTTGCATCTGTCCCCCCAGCACTGTCCCTGCCACCCTCTATCTTGCCAGCTAAGCACAAAGCTTTGCCCTTTCCAGCCATTGTCACCAAAGCCCGAGACTGGGAaagcctcccccagcccagcaaagCAGGTGGTGGAGATGTGGCACTGCCAGGGAGGAACTGGTGGTAAAAGAGTCAGGAAACTGGAGCGCTGCTACCTTTGAACCATTACTCTTTGCCCTCTCACTGCTTGGCATTACCAGTGGGCATGTGATGGCACCCTGAAGGTgtcagccagctccagcccagcagcaggacaccaGAGGGGGAAGGATGCCATGTCTGAGCCAAGCTGCTCTCAGTGGGGTGTGGGAAAGGAGCTGTTTAAACCTGGGATTAAATTTGGGCTGAAAAGGCTAAATTCTAGCAGGGTTTCAAGTTCAGTCTTGCTCCAGCAGTTTCCTAATGCCGCAGGCACTTTGCAAGGTCAGCTGGAGCCATGGAGGATGCAAAAGCATTCCTGTAGGTCACCTTTCCTCCCTAGCACCACAGCCAGGAAATGCCATCATTTTAACTTCTTCTTTCCTGGGCAGACACAAGGATTAAAATATCCATCTGGggaccagagcaggagctggcactcACTGGTCCCCAAGGCAGCAGCATGGAAACAGAGGACACAAGCATTGCATTCATGGCAGGGCTGCAAGGCCTGGGGACAGATTTCTGCCCTTGGCCCAAATGGTATACCAGCCTTCTAGCTCTGTCAGCAGAACAGGATGAGcctggagaaactgaggcagagctgcaaaCTTCATCCAAGTGTGCAGGCATGTCATCGGCCACCCACCCTTCTCTACCATAGGCTGGTCAGGCTCCAGTGTCCCATGCTGCCTGGGCACAAGGGGTTTTCCCCCAGGAGCTCATGTTACTGCACCACTGCCTTCCAGGCTACCACATAGCAGCCCCATGGGAATGGGGTGAAGGCAGCTGCCTGGCTTGGGAGCACCACTCCAGCATCACCAGCACCTggctctgaaaaaaacccaaaacatctcAAGGCCTCAATTCCCACCAGACACAATGCCAGGAGGAGCATGGTGCCTGGGAAAGCTTTGGCAGGGCAGCTCTGAGGGGGCAGAACAACAAGCCTTGTGTTTCACCAAGTCTCTTATGGAAGTGCTACTCATGCCAGCACGCTGCGTCCACTCTGGTACTCTTAAATCACCCCCAGCAACTGCACACAAAGACAGAACCCCCCAGGATACTCAGCTCCTGAAAGTTTGGTGCAGATAAACAACTTTCGGCCCCCATAGGCCAGtgccagcacaggaggctgccTCCAACTCTGCTCTCCCCATGAATGCCTTTTGCCCTTCTTCCCTTAAAACTGCTCCTGGAAGTCAGAGGgaagaggtgggggggggggtgttgtaGCAAGCTCTGACTCAGCTCATGATGGTTCTGATTGGGGTGGCTGCAGACATGCAGCCTATGGGGATATTACCAGGGACTGGTACATGTAGAGCATCCCTGGAGCAAGGATATCCCATCGCTCTTTGCAGGTCAGGGTCTCCCCCCTATCCCTGAATGGAGAGGAGCAACCCCTTGGGAGATGGTGAGGGGAACCaccctggtggtgctgggctgctggtgagCTCACTGTCTTCCAGGCACGTGGCAATGGAGTGGGAAAGGACACAGAGCTAATGAAAACTGGGAGgatttccagcagcagcagatccccTTTCAGATGAGCATCTTTCCTCATCTCTGCACTGGCTCCCAGCATGGACTAGGCTGCTCCGGGTTTGGTTCCAGCTTGGAGCCCCCTGGGCCGGGCTGCTGAGACAGACTGGATCCCAAAAAATTCCTCCAGCAAATTCTGGGATGGCCCCAAGGCTGTTGGGGAGGATAGAGGTTTTCTTGTGGCCACTCAAAAGCTTGGCCAAAGACCCTGCTTTCAACCTTGGGCTGAGTGGAActggtgctggggctgcaaTTGCTCTCGCCACCATTGCTGTGCTCAGAAGAAGCATCTCAGGTGCGGGACTACATGGGGATATTGCCCTGGCTGATGCCATGGAAACCTGCCTTAATTTGGCTGGGTTTTGATCCttggaaggaggggaagaacCCCTGTTAGTTCTTCTGGTTTGAGCTGGGAATGGGGGTGCATGGGCACAACCCAGCTGAGATTCCTTAGCAAGTGGCCAGCATGGACCTGTGGCGAACAGGGGTAAGAAGAGGGAAATGGCAAGGGCAGAGACcggcagctgcagggctgtggcgGTGGAAGTGATTCTGGTTCAAGAATGcataaccccctgccatggaaaCCACATGGCAAAATCCCCCCTTGGAGACacaggatgctgcagctgctgccagcagaagtgGGCACCTGGGGAAACTCTGGAGTTACCCTTTGCAGGGGATCCACAGACCACAGCTCACCCATGTCCCAGGGAGCCCTGGGCTGAGACAAAACTTAGGAAAGGGAGCAAATCTGCCTCCCCTATTCTGGCTGTTCAGCTTTGCCCCcttgcccagcaccagccccatGGTGAGAGGTGCCTCTGGCAGCAGAATTTTGAGGGCTAGTCTGCTTCCAGCCAGGCTTCACACCCCAcatccccttcctcctcctgcttctctctgtgGTCTGAGACACATCTTGGGGTATGGTGCTGAGCCCCAAGTCCAGTTACTCAAATGTACTGAGAACTTCATTCACCCGAGGCACAGGGGCTGCGGAATGTGTCCCCTACTCTCAGCCCCAGGATGGGGGCACAGACCCAAACCACCATCTAGGGCTCACTCCCTGGAGGGGGTCCATGGAGCATCTGTCCCCATGAACCGGGTGGAGTAGTCAGGATGGGGGAAAAGCACTTAGCAATGTTTTTCCTACCCTCTCACTcggcactgggagcactggtggTACTGGGAATGGAGTCCAGGAGGAGTGGGTGTTGCTCTTTTTTGCCTTTGGCCAAGGgggagcacagccaggaggctggaggggaaaaaCAGCAAGGACGGAATGGGGGGACCCCGCTGCCTGCCaggagaggctcaggggagggaGCTGCCACCCTGCCACCGAGCATCCCTGCTCGGCAACCCGGGGACACGCAGGACACAGCAGGGCTGAACGCACAcacctcccctctcttccccagcAGCCCGACATTACCCCTCAGATTTGGCAACACTCCCACCTCCATTCCCACCTTGCACAGCCCGGAGCGGACTGGCCAGAGAGATGCTATCCCCTCCCGTGCCCACATCCTAGTGAGGGATGGGGAcatggggatggggggggagagcagcagagtcCTCAACCCCCTACCTCCCCAGGGATGCTCTGCCTGTGCCCACCCCCCCACTCACTTCCAGAGCCTTTCGGagggagaaactgaggcagagccCGGGGAGTAGGGAGGGGCCCAAGGCTGCTCGAAGGGCGAGGATGGGCAGGAAACGCGCTTCGGCTTCGCAAGCAGCTGCGGACTGGcgcttccctccctccccgcccctctgtcccctcccatcccatcccatcccccaAGGCCAGGAGAATCCAGGCGTCCTGGCTGCTGGAAGGCGGTGGAGTAGAGGGTGGTTGTTCCTGCTTTCTGCCGCTGCAAATGGTGCTGcaattgtgttgttttttttttttttttcctaatggagGCTGaacgccccccccccccgcccccaactCCCCGCCCCACCCTGACCTGTAACAGCCCTGGCCTGCCCTCCACGCCGGGAGGTTGCACGGCGCGACCCCAGGTGAGTTGCTTTGAATTTTGGGGTGAGAAACTAGCCTTTATGTAAAGCAAACTAAAAAGATTTCGGATGATGAAACCAAATCACTTCGCTTTCCGCCCCGGCTCTGGCCACTTCTTTTCCCCCAGCCAGAAATAGGGGCCAGAAGGGAGCTGTAGGCATGAAGGGACCTGCTCGATGCCAGCCCTGATCCCTGACCTCTGTCCCAGAccaccacagctctcctggaaaCTTTTGGGATGCTGCTTCCAGGCGGGAATGACCCCAGTGGGGTGAAGATACCTTGGGGCAGAGGATGGAGCCGCAGGAGTTACCGCAGATCGCTCCTGGCCGGGTTTTCTATTGGTGATGTCCTCGGGATGCTGGTGGTCGCTGACCACATGCTGGGGTGGGCGTCACGGCGAAGGGGCTCGAGGGCCGGTAACACACGGGGACAATCTGTTACGGAGCTGGGGCCGCGGTGACTCAGGGACACAAGGGGCGG belongs to Indicator indicator isolate 239-I01 chromosome 35, UM_Iind_1.1, whole genome shotgun sequence and includes:
- the MICAL1 gene encoding F-actin-monooxygenase MICAL1, whose amino-acid sequence is MNVPADEPGNPAHATFERFLHAGECQEVLGCFTKLCQQLGLQGSGLQLYHGLKAALNYWNAKALWSKLDKKADHKDYDQGTACANTKCLVVGAGPCGLRVAIELALLGARVVLLEKRSSFSRNNVLHLWPFTIHDLRALGAKKFYGRFCTGTLDHISIRQLQLILLKVALLLGVEVHINVRFSGLVPPSGTVGGWRAVLQPSSSSLSHYEFDVLISAGGGKFVPEGFKRKETRGKLAIGITTNFINHHSRAEVEVAEISGVARIYNQSFFQNLYNRTGIDLENIVYYKDDTHYFVMTAKKQSLLKKGVILQDKVDIESLLAPENVNHDALLSYAKEAANFATNYCLPMLEFALNHRALPDVDMFDFTCMMRSENAALVREHNGARLLLGLVGDCLVEPFWPLGTGVARGFLAAFDAAWMVRRWAAGTPPLEVLAERESIYQHLSQTSPDNTNKNISQYSIDPATRYPNINLQAIKASQVRDLYLVGMVEVDHKRKSDNQLTTVVSGDAYEELLSWCQASTAGYRGVAVTNFTTSWTSGLALCALIHHFHPNLVDFDSIDPRDPIQIHQMMLDKAEQELGIQPVLSSTEMAAMAEPNRLGLITYLSQFYEAFKTSSGEEVSQKPLTPRGTRGAILFLSKLQKSRNLTHKRTQDNAQKDGETKRICRDTKVDVGLDGDTPDAAHKLLQPTMMHPGQPPAHRHSSDACCFCGLHVYILERASAEGHFFHRGCFQCQCCRATLRVGDYSFDEQHGHFYCSLHYPTPPSMDLPHDEPLVLPSGDATATDLPLDAGSPCVSPKEGIPSPVQPMTADPQLGREPGTAEDAEDAGDMKEQELLAQPRGDTREKEDLRLEPQGVVEEPEESGGRRKIVLTPLEKFKLSTLNLTSEAEPEPPLKPARLRLQALPEAVPVLCRGQDAWGEEEDIAVEGALEESDSEEEEEDTVLGTEVPGTGIDLVSVPQFLNLGPEGKPTMPECTLTCRARDAQTKRFRQAQAIQRRLEEIEVTFRELEQQGIKLEKLLRDEGGTPEKQKTQWMNQLLYLVQKKNNLLSEESDLMIVVQELKLEEEQWQLDQKLRYYESKEESLKTSEDRMAAQETLAQLLEVVRKRDALILRQEEKRLSELQA